The following proteins come from a genomic window of Miscanthus floridulus cultivar M001 chromosome 2, ASM1932011v1, whole genome shotgun sequence:
- the LOC136531111 gene encoding monocopper oxidase-like protein SKU5 — MPPLLLLLLLAAALAPARARAGDPYAYYDWEVSYVSAQPLGVKQKVIGINGQFPGPPLNVTTNWNVVVNVRNALDEPLLLTWNGVQQRKTAWQDGVLGTNCAIPAGWNWTYTFQVKDQVGSFFYFPSTPLHRAAGGYGAITINNRDVIPIPFGFPDGDITLFIGDWYNRGHKELRRALDGGTLLGAPDGVLINGLGPYQYNESVVPPGIVYERINVEPGKTYRFRVHNVGVSTSLNFRIQNHNLLLVETEGSYTSQQNYTNLDIHVGQSYSFLVTMDQNASSDYYVVASARFVDAAVVDKLTGVAILHYSNSQGPASGPLPDPPNDQYDTAFSINQARSIRWNVTASGARPNPQGSFHYGDITVTNVYLLQSRAPELIDGKLRSTLNEISYIAPSTPLVLAQIFNVPGVFKLDFPNHPMNRLPKVDTSIINGTYKGFMEIIFQNNATNVQSYHLDGYAFFVVGMDYGLWTENSRGTYNKWDGVARSTIQVFPGAWTAILVFLDNAGIWNLRVQNLDTWYLGQEVYINVVNPEDNSSTLPDNAIFCGALSSLQKFAGRDPRGEKRLFRARYWVSRLDCLFDNSHWTGDQQVLRKRKTELGGTFAVASLIIFTGLLTVLLYQAIKRRSLEMHRVKPANTPDLLSFVNDLEFHITTVSSMSCTQAVAPSTVAMGTPGCTNTSQGPSITLRCNGCRIPPRDHYVSWQFVDMPGQPASAVGFQFNLTARQHGNNQHMSFVSGTMNSDGYADDGKLKTFRGRDSNVLKIQLFPQIYNNLGNLRLLQPLVQDFTQGSTFSDVGSLNSSLQNPRDGVVNTTLYISYLSDYIVEISNESVVGPVSVLASIGGLYAFSVAICLCLMAQCEARIKKLHDEDTRMLKILSKRRAQRNWDKVRMFVMYTWGLSSLDPSDRTGQQPEGSVMDSLHKRREPIRQGI, encoded by the exons ATGCCACCGCTGCTCTTGCTGCTCCTGTTGGCTGCGGCGCTggcgccggcgcgggcgcgggcgggggACCCGTACGCCTACTACGACTGGGAGGTCTCCTACGTCTCCGCGCAGCCCCTCGGCGTCAAGCAGAAG GTGATTGGCATCAACGGCCAGTTCCCGGGCCCTCCCCTGAACGTGACCACCAACTGGAACGTGGTGGTGAACGTCCGCAACGCGCTGGACGAGCCGCTGCTGCTCACCTGGAACGGCGTGCAGCAGCGCAAGACGGCGTGGCAGGACGGCGTGCTCGGCACCAACTGCGCCATCCCCGCCGGCTGGAACTGGACCTACACGTTCCAGGTCAAGGACCAGGTCGGCAGCTTCTTCTACTTCCCCTCCACGCCGCTGCACCGCGCCGCCGGGGGCTACGGCGCCATCACCATCAACAACCGCGACGTCATACCCATCCCCTTCGGCTTTCCCGACGGGGACATCACGCTCTTCATTGGTGACTGGTATAACCGTGGGCACAAGGAGCTCAGGAGAGCGCTGGACGGCGGCACCCTGCTGGGCGCCCCAGACGGCGTGCTTATCAATGGGTTGGGGCCCTATCAGTACAACGAATCCGTGGTTCCACCAGGGATTGTCTATGAGAGGATCAATGTCGAGCCAG GGAAAACTTACAGGTTTCGGGTACACAATGTTGGGGTCTCAACAAGCCTCAATTTCAGGATCCAGAACCACAACCTGCTCCTTGTTGAGACCGAAGGCTCCTACACCTCGCAGCAGAACTACACCAACTTGGACATCCATGTTGGCCAGTCCTACTCCTTCTTGGTCACCATGGACCAGAATGCCAGCTCTGATTACTATGTTGTTGCAAGCGCACGCTTCGTTGATGCGGCCGTTGTGGATAAGTTGACCGGTGTTGCTATTCTCCATTACTCTAACTCCCAGGGTCCAGCCTCTGGTCCTCTTCCAGATCCCCCGAACGATCAGTATGACACGGCGTTCTCTATAAACCAAGCAAGATCCATCAG ATGGAATGTTACAGCTAGCGGTGCCCGCCCCAATCCACAGGGCTCATTCCATTATGGTGACATTACTGTGACAAATGTGTACCTGTTGCAGAGTAGAGCACCTGAGCTCATAGATGGAAAACTGCGCTCTACTCTCAATGAGATTTCTTACATTGCGCCCTCAACCCCTTTGGTACTTGCACAAATATTTAATGTCCCTGGGGTCTTCAAATTGGATTTTCCTAATCATCCTATGAACCGACTACCAAAAGTTGACACATCTATTATAAATGGCACCTATAAGGGCTTCATGGAGATTATATTCCAAAATAATGCCACAAATGTGCAGAGCTACCACTTGGATGGCTATGCATTCTTTGTTGTTGG GATGGATTATGGTTTATGGACAGAAAATAGTCGAGGCACCTATAACAAATGGGATGGTGTTGCACGCTCTACAATCCAG GTATTCCCTGGAGCTTGGACAGCTATTCTTGTGTTTCTGGACAATGCAGGCATATGGAACTTGCGTGTTCAGAACCTTGACACCTGGTACTTGGGTCAAGAAGTGTACATAAATGTGGTTAACCCAGAGGACAACAGCAGCACTCTTCCAGATAACGCAATTTTCTGTGGTGCACTCTCAAGTCTACAGAA GTTCGCCGGCCGGGATCCCCGCGGGGAGAAGAGGCTGTTCCGGGCCCGGTACTGGGTCAGCCGCCTCGACTGCCTCTTCGACAACAGCCACTGGACG GGGGATCAGCAAGTACTAAGGAAAAGGAAAACCGAGTTGGGTGGCACATTTGCAGTCGCTAGCTTGATCATCTTCACTGGATTATTGACTGT GCTCCTGTATCAAGCCATCAAAAGGCGCAGCCTTGAGATGCATCGAGTCAAGCCAGCCAACACTCCAGACCTGCTGTCTTTCGTGAACGATCTCGAGTTCCACATCACAACCGTCTCCAGCATGTCCTGCACTCAAGCAGTTGCTCCTTCGACGGTAGCAATGGGGACACCAGG CTGCACAAACACAAGCCAGGGGCCATCCATTACGCTCAGGTGCAATGGATGCCGGATCCCTCCGAGAGACCACTACGTGTCCTGGCAATTTGTCGACATGCCAGGGCAGCCAGCAAGCGCTGTTGGTTTCCAGTTCAACCTGACCGCAAGGCAACATGGCAACAACCAGCACATGAGCTTTGTCAGTGGTACGATGAACTCTGACGGTTATGCTGATGATGGCAAGTTGAAGACGTTTAGGGGAAGAGATTCCAATGTTCTGAAGATCCAGTTGTTCCCTCAGATATACAACAATCTTGGTAACCTGAGGCTCTTGCAGCCACTGGTTCAGGACTTTACTCAAGGATCTACGTTTTCTGATGTCGGCAGCTTGAATTCGTCCCTGCAGAACCCCAGGGATGGAGTGGTGAATACTACTCTTTACATAAGTTATCTCTCAGACTACATTGTGGAGATCAGCAATGAGAGTGTAGTAGGCCCAG TTAGTGTACTCGCAAGCATTGGTGGCCTTTATGCCTTCAGTGTGGCTATTTGTCTCTGCCTCATGGCTCAA